The following coding sequences lie in one Mesorhizobium sp. NZP2298 genomic window:
- the modC gene encoding molybdenum ABC transporter ATP-binding protein, with translation MSVIVDISHRLGDFAIEARFESAGRLTALFGPSGSGKTTLINMIAGLIRPDKGRIEVDGRVLVDTGAGIFVPKHKRRIGMVFQDARLFPHMSVASNLRYGRWFTPAKERYADMDDVVDLLGIGPLLGRRPAKLSGGEKQRVAIGRALLASPGLLLMDEPLASLDEGRKAEILPYIERLRDETKIPIVYVSHSVAEVARLASDVVMLAQGKVVASGPTEAVMQRLDLLPAEERGEGGAVLDTKVLRHDEVFGMTVLGSAAGEIRVPRLAMKAGAPVRVRIRARDVMIATEKPTGLSALNILPGAIVAISPGEGPTVEVGIDCNGATVMARITEQSRQALKLRLGGKVFAVVKTVSFDRANTGAGLPAEADG, from the coding sequence ATGAGCGTCATCGTCGACATCAGCCACCGGCTGGGCGACTTCGCCATCGAGGCCCGTTTCGAGAGCGCAGGGCGGCTCACAGCGCTGTTCGGGCCGTCCGGCTCGGGCAAGACCACGCTCATCAACATGATTGCCGGGCTGATCCGGCCTGACAAGGGCCGCATCGAGGTCGACGGCCGCGTGCTGGTCGACACAGGCGCCGGCATTTTCGTGCCCAAGCACAAGCGCCGCATCGGCATGGTGTTTCAGGATGCGCGCCTCTTCCCGCATATGAGCGTGGCCAGCAATCTGCGTTACGGCCGCTGGTTCACGCCGGCAAAGGAGCGCTATGCCGACATGGATGACGTCGTCGACTTGCTCGGCATCGGCCCGCTGCTCGGGCGGCGCCCGGCAAAGCTGTCGGGCGGCGAGAAGCAGCGCGTGGCGATCGGTCGGGCGCTGCTGGCCAGCCCCGGATTGCTGCTGATGGACGAGCCGCTGGCCTCGCTCGACGAGGGGCGCAAGGCCGAGATCCTGCCCTATATCGAGCGGCTGCGCGACGAGACGAAAATCCCGATTGTCTACGTCAGCCATTCGGTCGCCGAGGTGGCGCGGCTGGCCAGTGACGTGGTGATGCTGGCGCAAGGCAAGGTCGTCGCCAGTGGCCCGACCGAGGCCGTCATGCAAAGGCTCGACCTGTTGCCGGCGGAAGAGCGCGGCGAGGGCGGTGCCGTGCTGGACACGAAGGTGCTGCGTCACGACGAGGTGTTCGGCATGACCGTGCTCGGCTCGGCCGCCGGCGAGATCCGCGTGCCACGCCTTGCGATGAAGGCAGGGGCTCCCGTGCGTGTCCGCATTCGTGCCCGCGATGTGATGATCGCGACGGAGAAGCCGACAGGCCTCAGCGCGCTCAACATCCTGCCCGGCGCGATCGTCGCGATCAGCCCGGGCGAGGGGCCGACGGTCGAAGTCGGCATCGATTGCAATGGCGCGACCGTGATGGCCCGCATCACCGAACAGTCGCGGCAGGCGCTGAAACTGCGGCTTGGCGGCAAGGTTTTCGCGGTGGTCAAGACAGTGAGCTTCGACCGGGCAAACACAGGGGCCGGCCTGCCTGCCGAGGCGGATGGATGA
- a CDS encoding thymidylate synthase — protein sequence MRQYLDLLQHVLENGADRGDRTGTGTRSVFGYQMRFDLARGFPVTTTKKLHLKSIIHELLWFLAGDTNIKYLTDHGVTIWDEWADENGDLGPVYGKQWRSWPDGHGGSIDQIANLLKEIRRNPQSRRLIVSAWNPAEVEAMALPPCHCLFQFYVSEGRLSCQLYQRSADIFLGVPFNIASYALLTLMVAQVTGLKPGDFVHTLGDAHLYSNHFEQAREQLRRTPRALPTMWINPEVRDLFAFRFEDFRLENYVADASIKAPIAV from the coding sequence ATGCGCCAATATCTCGACCTCTTGCAGCATGTGCTGGAAAACGGTGCCGATCGCGGCGACCGTACCGGCACCGGCACGCGCTCCGTCTTCGGCTACCAGATGCGTTTCGATCTGGCGCGCGGCTTTCCCGTCACCACGACCAAGAAGCTGCATCTGAAGTCGATCATCCATGAACTGCTGTGGTTCCTGGCCGGCGACACCAACATCAAGTACCTGACCGACCATGGCGTCACGATCTGGGACGAATGGGCCGACGAGAACGGCGACCTTGGCCCCGTCTATGGCAAGCAATGGCGTTCCTGGCCGGATGGTCATGGCGGCTCGATCGACCAGATCGCGAATCTTCTCAAGGAGATACGCCGCAATCCTCAATCGCGGCGACTGATTGTCTCTGCATGGAACCCCGCCGAGGTGGAAGCCATGGCACTGCCGCCGTGCCACTGCCTGTTCCAGTTCTATGTCTCCGAGGGCCGGCTTTCCTGCCAGCTCTACCAGCGCTCCGCCGACATCTTCCTCGGCGTGCCGTTCAACATCGCGTCCTACGCGCTGCTGACGCTGATGGTGGCGCAGGTGACCGGGCTGAAGCCGGGCGATTTCGTCCATACGCTGGGTGACGCGCATCTCTACTCGAACCATTTCGAACAGGCGCGCGAACAATTGCGGCGCACGCCCAGGGCGCTGCCGACCATGTGGATCAATCCGGAGGTGAGGGATCTGTTCGCCTTCCGCTTCGAGGATTTCCGGCTGGAAAATTATGTCGCCGATGCGTCGATCAAGGCGCCAATCGCCGTATGA
- a CDS encoding chloride channel protein, protein MKPHHSENGHLRDFTTDARVLTIATIAVVVATAGLFAGIVLLKLIRLATNIAYFGQFTLDDLKLQDTPLGYAAVVVPVIGALIIGLMARYGSEKIRGHGIPEAIEAILLGRSKLDAKVAILKPLSSAISIGSGGPFGAEGPIIMTGGAIGSLIAQMLPVSDNERKTLLVAGAAAGMTTVFGTPIAAIMLAVELLLFEWTPRSFIPVAVAAIVAEVERTVLHLPGPIFPFQGGMAVSFTGLGGWVLVGICAGLLSGLLTQMVYACEDAFQKLPIHWMWWPMIGGLVVGVGGLIEPRALGVGYDNIADMLDGRTIAAAALLLLVVKAIIWSVALGSGTSGGVLAPLLIMGGAMGAVLAGILPAADPGFWALLAMAATMGGTMRAPLTATFFAVELTGNTHVLVPLIAACAAAHAVTVLLMKRSILTEKIARRGHHLVREYRVDPFALTRVREVMTSQVESVPATMTLHGAAAFLTAPETRHPSFPVVDENGQVLGLIDPPAILRWRRAGTHRTATLGELLAGSKVTLAFPDEYLEGLSDKLLMANVSHLPVVSREDAKLVGYVGWKDLMRVRSRKQAEERDRSTLLGFGTRSGKKTDPVENA, encoded by the coding sequence ATGAAGCCCCATCATTCCGAAAACGGTCACTTGCGCGATTTCACCACCGACGCGCGAGTCTTGACCATTGCCACCATTGCCGTGGTGGTCGCCACGGCGGGGCTGTTCGCCGGCATCGTGCTTTTGAAACTGATCCGGCTCGCCACCAACATCGCCTATTTCGGCCAGTTCACGCTCGACGACCTGAAGTTGCAGGACACGCCGCTCGGTTACGCCGCGGTGGTGGTGCCGGTGATAGGCGCACTGATCATCGGCCTGATGGCGCGCTATGGCAGCGAGAAGATCCGTGGCCACGGCATTCCCGAGGCCATCGAGGCGATCCTGCTCGGGCGCTCGAAGCTCGATGCCAAGGTTGCGATCCTGAAGCCGCTGTCGTCGGCGATTTCGATCGGCTCCGGCGGCCCCTTCGGCGCCGAGGGTCCGATCATCATGACCGGCGGCGCGATCGGCTCGCTGATCGCGCAGATGCTGCCGGTCAGCGACAATGAGCGCAAGACGCTGCTGGTGGCGGGGGCGGCGGCGGGCATGACCACGGTGTTCGGCACGCCGATCGCCGCGATCATGCTGGCGGTGGAACTGCTTCTGTTCGAATGGACTCCGCGCAGCTTCATTCCGGTGGCGGTGGCGGCCATCGTGGCCGAGGTCGAGCGCACCGTGCTGCATTTGCCCGGGCCGATCTTTCCGTTCCAGGGCGGCATGGCGGTGTCGTTCACCGGGCTCGGCGGCTGGGTTCTGGTCGGCATCTGCGCCGGCCTGTTGTCGGGACTGCTCACCCAGATGGTCTATGCCTGCGAGGACGCCTTCCAGAAATTGCCGATCCACTGGATGTGGTGGCCGATGATCGGCGGCCTGGTGGTCGGCGTCGGCGGCTTGATCGAACCACGGGCACTCGGCGTCGGCTACGACAACATCGCCGACATGCTGGATGGCCGCACGATCGCCGCCGCGGCACTTCTCCTGCTTGTGGTCAAGGCGATCATCTGGTCGGTGGCGCTTGGCTCGGGAACATCCGGCGGCGTGCTGGCGCCACTGCTGATCATGGGTGGCGCAATGGGCGCGGTGCTTGCCGGGATTCTGCCCGCGGCGGATCCGGGCTTCTGGGCTCTGCTGGCCATGGCCGCCACTATGGGCGGCACGATGCGCGCGCCGCTGACAGCTACTTTCTTCGCCGTCGAGTTGACCGGCAACACGCATGTGCTGGTGCCGCTGATCGCGGCCTGTGCGGCGGCGCATGCCGTGACGGTGCTCCTGATGAAGCGTTCGATCCTGACCGAGAAGATCGCCAGGCGAGGGCACCACCTGGTGCGCGAATATCGTGTCGATCCGTTCGCGCTGACCAGGGTGCGCGAGGTTATGACGTCGCAGGTCGAGAGCGTGCCGGCGACGATGACGCTGCATGGCGCGGCGGCCTTCCTGACCGCGCCGGAAACACGCCATCCGAGTTTTCCCGTAGTCGATGAGAACGGGCAGGTGCTCGGCCTCATCGATCCGCCGGCGATCCTGCGCTGGCGCCGTGCCGGCACGCACAGGACGGCGACGCTCGGCGAGCTGCTCGCCGGAAGCAAGGTGACGCTCGCTTTTCCCGACGAATATCTGGAAGGTCTGTCCGACAAGCTGTTGATGGCCAATGTGTCGCATCTGCCGGTCGTCTCGCGCGAGGACGCAAAGCTGGTTGGCTATGTCGGCTGGAAGGATCTGATGCGCGTGCGGTCCAGAAAACAGGCCGAGGAGCGTGATCGTTCGACCTTGCTTGGCTTCGGCACCAGGAGCGGGAAAAAGACGGACCCGGTCGAGAACGCCTAG
- a CDS encoding DUF2853 family protein, protein MADYLADVKKYDAGASAEIVEKIVKHLGIALRNRDSSLVSCTDPKELERVKENWVAKKLGISDGAKADASIEKTCKAMQSDNTKSRVTFYYLVAKDLGKLGSL, encoded by the coding sequence ATGGCCGACTATCTTGCAGACGTGAAGAAGTACGACGCGGGCGCCAGCGCCGAAATTGTCGAAAAGATCGTCAAGCATCTGGGCATTGCGCTCAGGAACCGCGACTCCTCGCTGGTGTCCTGCACGGACCCGAAGGAGCTTGAACGCGTCAAGGAGAACTGGGTCGCCAAGAAGCTCGGCATCAGCGACGGCGCGAAAGCCGACGCCTCGATCGAGAAGACCTGCAAGGCCATGCAGTCCGACAATACCAAGAGCCGGGTGACTTTCTACTATCTGGTGGCCAAGGATCTGGGCAAGCTCGGCTCGCTCTGA
- the modA gene encoding molybdate ABC transporter substrate-binding protein, which translates to MTRKGFGLRAIAIVGFVATLMAAMPAAHAEDKVVVFAAASLKDALDAVNKACEADVGEAATVSYAASSALAKQIEGGAPADVFISADLDWMKYLSDKKLTKPDTEVKLLGNEIVLVAPKDSTVDAKIEKGFDLAKLVGDGKLAMGDFKAVPAGKYGKAALESLGVWSSVEGKVAQAENVRAALKLVSTGEAALGIVYATDAHAEKGVKVVGTFPEDSHPPIIYPVAQTADSKDKDTPAFLKCLQSAKAGALFKEQGFTVLTPSN; encoded by the coding sequence ATGACGCGCAAAGGTTTCGGGTTGAGGGCGATCGCCATTGTCGGTTTTGTGGCGACGCTGATGGCGGCGATGCCGGCCGCCCATGCGGAAGACAAGGTCGTGGTGTTCGCGGCGGCCAGCCTCAAGGACGCGCTCGATGCGGTGAACAAGGCCTGCGAGGCTGATGTCGGCGAGGCCGCGACCGTCTCCTATGCCGCGAGCTCGGCACTGGCCAAGCAGATCGAGGGCGGGGCGCCGGCCGACGTCTTCATCTCGGCCGATCTCGACTGGATGAAATATCTCTCCGACAAGAAGCTGACCAAGCCGGACACCGAGGTGAAGCTGCTCGGCAACGAGATCGTGCTGGTGGCGCCGAAGGATTCGACGGTTGACGCCAAGATCGAGAAGGGTTTTGACCTCGCCAAGCTGGTCGGCGACGGCAAGCTCGCCATGGGCGATTTCAAGGCGGTGCCGGCCGGCAAGTACGGCAAGGCGGCACTGGAATCGCTGGGCGTCTGGTCCTCGGTCGAAGGCAAGGTGGCGCAGGCCGAGAATGTGCGCGCGGCACTCAAGCTGGTTTCAACGGGTGAGGCCGCTCTCGGCATCGTCTACGCCACCGACGCTCACGCCGAAAAGGGCGTCAAGGTGGTCGGCACATTCCCGGAGGATTCGCATCCGCCGATCATCTACCCGGTTGCCCAGACCGCCGATTCGAAGGACAAGGATACGCCGGCTTTCCTGAAATGCCTGCAGTCCGCCAAGGCCGGCGCGCTCTTCAAGGAACAGGGCTTCACCGTGCTCACGCCGAGCAACTGA
- a CDS encoding SspB family protein — MADDHIRYDILAQEALRGVMRKVLAEVARTGLPGNHHFFITFLTGAPGVRVSSRLRERYPEQMTIVIQFQYWDLKVTDTGFEVGLSFSDVPEKLEIPFSAVRGFYDPSVNFELEFDVKTDTQPDEEPAAPAPEPLTIVSEKKPKAEKKAAAEAEKKPAAAEAGTKGAEVVSLDAFRKK, encoded by the coding sequence ATGGCCGACGACCACATCCGCTACGACATTCTGGCCCAGGAGGCGTTGCGCGGCGTCATGCGCAAGGTCCTGGCCGAGGTCGCACGCACCGGCCTTCCCGGCAACCACCACTTCTTCATCACCTTCCTGACCGGCGCGCCCGGCGTGCGCGTGTCGTCGCGGCTGCGCGAGCGCTATCCAGAGCAGATGACCATCGTAATCCAGTTCCAGTATTGGGACCTGAAGGTGACCGACACCGGCTTCGAGGTTGGCCTGTCCTTCTCCGACGTGCCCGAGAAACTGGAAATTCCGTTCTCGGCCGTGCGCGGCTTCTATGATCCCTCGGTCAATTTCGAGCTCGAGTTCGACGTCAAAACCGACACCCAGCCCGATGAGGAGCCGGCCGCCCCCGCCCCCGAGCCGCTGACCATCGTCTCCGAGAAGAAGCCGAAGGCCGAGAAGAAAGCCGCCGCCGAAGCGGAGAAGAAGCCCGCCGCGGCTGAAGCCGGCACCAAGGGCGCCGAAGTGGTTTCGCTCGACGCCTTCCGCAAGAAATAG
- the modB gene encoding molybdate ABC transporter permease subunit, protein MNWLLDLTPDEWNAVRLSVKVATVAMVASLPPGILIALLLARGQFWGKTLLNGVVHLPLILPPVVTGYLLLLTFGKRGPAGAFLAEHFGIVFSFRWTGAALACGVMGFPLMVRAIRLSIEAVDRKMEAAAGTLGANPLWVFGTITLPLILPGLIAGSILAFAKAMGEFGATITFVSNIPGETQTLPSAIYTFTQVPGGDEGALRLTFISIVISMAALVASEVLARRVGRRMDIE, encoded by the coding sequence ATGAACTGGCTGCTGGACCTCACTCCCGACGAATGGAATGCGGTCCGGCTGTCCGTCAAGGTGGCGACTGTGGCGATGGTCGCCAGCCTGCCGCCCGGCATATTGATCGCGCTGCTGCTTGCCCGAGGGCAATTCTGGGGCAAGACGCTCCTCAACGGCGTTGTTCACCTGCCGTTGATCCTGCCGCCCGTGGTGACCGGTTATCTCCTGCTTTTGACTTTCGGCAAGCGCGGCCCGGCCGGTGCCTTCCTGGCCGAGCATTTCGGCATCGTCTTCTCGTTTCGCTGGACAGGTGCGGCACTTGCCTGCGGCGTCATGGGATTTCCGCTGATGGTGCGGGCGATCCGGCTGTCGATCGAAGCGGTGGACCGCAAGATGGAGGCGGCGGCGGGCACGCTTGGCGCCAATCCCTTGTGGGTGTTTGGCACCATCACGCTGCCACTGATCCTGCCCGGGCTGATCGCCGGTTCCATCCTGGCCTTTGCGAAAGCGATGGGGGAATTCGGCGCGACCATCACCTTCGTCTCCAACATCCCTGGCGAGACGCAGACGCTGCCGTCGGCGATCTACACTTTCACGCAGGTGCCGGGCGGCGATGAGGGCGCATTGCGGCTGACATTTATCTCGATCGTCATCTCGATGGCGGCACTGGTCGCCTCGGAAGTGCTGGCACGGCGCGTTGGGCGGCGGATGGACATCGAATGA
- a CDS encoding TetR/AcrR family transcriptional regulator, whose protein sequence is MRPGVSPDTFPPRGHEAKRVSIVDAAAGVFCREGFAGANIDLIAAKAGVSRQTVYNHHGDKEKLFMAVVRDLTERCNVGIFATIATFPDQPGDLEADLIGFAVRLNQNCICNRDGKFLRKLIQTEGERYPELFAEWREQGPGRTWPAIAARFARLAYGGYLAIDDPDVAARQFLGLVNAELQTTFMLGGTPREDEVVQSATNGVRTFLRAFGKRPTAASVKKHATLANA, encoded by the coding sequence ATGAGACCGGGCGTTTCTCCTGACACTTTCCCGCCACGCGGCCACGAGGCCAAGCGCGTATCGATTGTCGACGCTGCCGCTGGCGTGTTCTGCCGCGAGGGCTTCGCCGGCGCCAATATCGACCTGATCGCCGCCAAGGCGGGCGTCTCGCGCCAGACCGTCTACAACCACCATGGCGACAAGGAAAAGCTCTTCATGGCCGTGGTGCGCGACCTCACCGAGCGCTGCAATGTCGGCATCTTCGCCACCATAGCCACCTTTCCCGACCAGCCAGGGGATCTCGAAGCCGACCTGATCGGCTTTGCCGTGCGCCTGAACCAGAACTGCATCTGCAACCGCGACGGAAAATTCCTGCGCAAGCTGATCCAGACCGAAGGTGAGCGCTATCCCGAATTGTTTGCCGAATGGCGCGAGCAAGGCCCGGGCAGGACATGGCCGGCAATCGCCGCCCGCTTCGCCCGCCTCGCCTATGGCGGCTACCTCGCAATCGATGATCCCGACGTCGCGGCGCGCCAGTTCCTCGGCCTGGTCAATGCCGAACTGCAGACCACCTTCATGCTCGGCGGCACGCCGCGCGAGGATGAGGTGGTGCAATCGGCGACAAACGGCGTGCGCACCTTCCTGCGCGCTTTCGGCAAGCGCCCCACGGCGGCCAGCGTGAAAAAGCACGCTACGCTGGCTAACGCATAA
- a CDS encoding winged helix-turn-helix domain-containing protein produces the protein MPSLSLRINLDPDGRIGPGKIELLEHIATFGSISAAARGMEMSYKHAWDLVEDMNRVFGKPLVAAQTGGRKGGGAQLTAIGLAVVSRFRAIERAATAVAATHMDALQAEIDAG, from the coding sequence ATGCCATCGCTGAGCTTGCGGATAAATCTCGATCCTGACGGACGGATCGGTCCGGGCAAGATCGAGCTTCTGGAACACATCGCCACCTTCGGCTCGATCTCCGCCGCCGCGCGCGGCATGGAGATGTCCTACAAGCACGCCTGGGACCTGGTCGAGGACATGAACCGTGTCTTCGGCAAGCCGCTGGTTGCGGCGCAGACCGGCGGCCGCAAGGGCGGCGGCGCGCAGCTGACGGCCATCGGCCTGGCCGTGGTCAGCCGGTTCCGCGCCATCGAGCGCGCGGCGACGGCCGTGGCGGCGACGCATATGGATGCACTGCAGGCGGAGATCGACGCGGGGTGA
- a CDS encoding DUF4169 family protein, which translates to MADIVNLRQARKQRARDEKLRIAEQNRALHGRSKADKQRDRLVTDKAERFVEGHRLEPSGKDEQ; encoded by the coding sequence ATGGCCGACATCGTCAATCTCCGCCAGGCTCGCAAGCAGAGGGCGCGGGACGAGAAGCTGCGCATCGCCGAACAGAACCGGGCCCTGCACGGCCGTTCCAAGGCGGACAAGCAACGCGATCGGCTGGTCACCGACAAGGCAGAAAGATTTGTCGAAGGCCATCGCCTCGAGCCGTCCGGCAAGGACGAGCAATGA
- a CDS encoding ribbon-helix-helix domain-containing protein has protein sequence MSVVEKRSVTIRGHRTSYSLEKPFYDDLVAIAAQRKLTLAALVAEVDETRPRDTNLSSALRLHVLQWAKRGTDT, from the coding sequence GTGAGCGTCGTCGAAAAGCGCTCGGTGACCATCCGCGGCCATCGCACCAGCTATTCCCTTGAAAAACCCTTCTACGACGATCTCGTCGCGATCGCGGCGCAGAGAAAGCTGACGCTCGCCGCGCTCGTGGCCGAAGTCGACGAGACCCGGCCCCGCGATACCAACCTGTCCTCGGCGCTGAGGCTGCACGTGCTGCAATGGGCCAAGCGTGGAACGGACACCTGA
- a CDS encoding multidrug effflux MFS transporter, protein MSPKFLRIAVVLGLLSAIGPFAIDMYLPALPSIGADLHAGTAAVQMSLLIFFLSMGFGQIVVGPISDMVGRKLPLYGGLALFMVGGIGSAMAPTIEWLIAFRFLQGLGASAGMAVPRAIVRDLHTGNEAAKLMSLLMLVFSVSPILAPLTGSQIIENFGWRAVFWTVTGAAALATILLATSLKETRPAEERVGSSFGTALAGYRFLMGDRNFLGLVAIAGFGIASFFVYLSSSSFILIDHYGLSPSVYSVFFSINAVAFIGMSQLTGVLAERFGLRRVVRVAVTGYASTMVVLLAVMATGIDRLDVMAALLFVGYGFLGLVIPTTSVLAMEEHGEIAGTASALMGTLHFAIGALAMGVAGVFFDGTPLPMVAGITLCAVISFTLAKVTLGRSREAVEAPAE, encoded by the coding sequence ATGAGTCCCAAATTCCTCCGCATCGCGGTCGTGCTCGGCCTGTTGTCCGCCATCGGACCGTTCGCGATCGACATGTATCTTCCCGCTCTGCCGTCGATCGGGGCGGATCTGCACGCCGGCACCGCCGCCGTGCAGATGAGCCTGCTGATCTTCTTTCTGTCGATGGGTTTCGGCCAGATCGTCGTCGGGCCGATCTCCGACATGGTCGGCCGCAAGCTGCCGCTCTATGGCGGCCTTGCGCTGTTCATGGTCGGCGGCATCGGTTCGGCAATGGCGCCGACCATCGAGTGGCTGATCGCCTTCCGGTTCCTGCAGGGCCTCGGCGCCAGCGCCGGCATGGCCGTGCCGCGCGCGATCGTGCGCGACCTGCACACAGGCAATGAGGCGGCCAAGCTGATGTCCTTGCTGATGCTGGTGTTTTCGGTGTCGCCGATCCTGGCGCCGCTGACCGGCAGCCAGATCATCGAGAATTTCGGCTGGCGTGCCGTGTTCTGGACGGTGACCGGTGCGGCGGCCCTTGCCACCATCCTGCTCGCGACCTCGCTCAAGGAGACGCGGCCGGCGGAAGAACGCGTCGGTTCTTCCTTTGGAACCGCACTTGCCGGCTACCGCTTCCTGATGGGGGACCGCAATTTCCTTGGCCTCGTGGCGATCGCCGGCTTCGGCATTGCGAGCTTCTTCGTCTATCTGTCGAGCTCGTCCTTCATCCTGATCGACCATTACGGGCTTTCGCCTTCGGTCTACAGCGTGTTCTTCTCGATCAATGCGGTCGCCTTCATCGGCATGTCGCAATTGACGGGAGTGCTGGCCGAGCGTTTTGGGCTGCGGCGCGTGGTGCGCGTCGCGGTGACCGGCTATGCCTCGACGATGGTGGTGCTGCTCGCGGTGATGGCGACGGGTATCGACCGGCTCGATGTGATGGCGGCACTGCTCTTCGTCGGATACGGCTTCCTCGGCCTGGTCATCCCGACCACTTCGGTGCTGGCCATGGAAGAGCATGGCGAGATCGCCGGCACGGCTTCGGCGTTGATGGGCACGCTGCACTTCGCCATCGGCGCGCTCGCCATGGGCGTCGCCGGTGTGTTCTTCGACGGCACGCCGCTGCCGATGGTCGCCGGCATCACGCTCTGCGCGGTGATTTCGTTCACGCTGGCCAAGGTCACGCTCGGCCGTTCGCGCGAGGCAGTCGAGGCGCCGGCGGAATAA
- a CDS encoding HEPN domain-containing protein: MTLDKATLQAIANAKLNDAELLFQNERFSNAYYLFGYAAEIAIKSRISRLFLPDTIPDKKFVQDIYSHDLNRLIGLAGLSAELAESRTASPVFDGHWSAVSDWNEASRYDMIDVFEATAMRNAMVDEEQGIFTWLRERW, translated from the coding sequence ATGACGCTGGACAAAGCGACACTTCAAGCTATTGCCAATGCCAAACTGAACGATGCTGAGCTCCTGTTTCAGAACGAGCGCTTTTCGAACGCCTACTATCTTTTCGGCTATGCAGCAGAAATTGCCATCAAGTCACGAATTTCTAGGCTTTTTCTACCGGACACGATTCCCGATAAGAAATTTGTCCAAGATATTTATAGTCACGATCTCAACAGGCTCATAGGCTTAGCTGGGTTATCCGCGGAACTTGCCGAGAGCCGAACGGCGTCTCCGGTATTTGATGGCCACTGGTCGGCCGTCTCAGATTGGAATGAGGCTTCTCGTTACGATATGATAGATGTGTTTGAAGCGACGGCCATGCGAAATGCTATGGTTGATGAAGAGCAAGGAATATTCACATGGCTTCGGGAGCGCTGGTAA
- a CDS encoding MarR family winged helix-turn-helix transcriptional regulator yields the protein MSGMTQPGKSRPAIKQADYQRLSEFRYLIRRFLEFSQLQAEDAGLTPRQHQALLAIKGFPGGGQVTVGDLAERLRIRHHSAVELVNRLSEAGLVARDQDKDDHRRVLLRLTERADDCLAELSAAHLDELSRIEPMLRRLLDQGRE from the coding sequence ATGTCTGGAATGACACAGCCCGGAAAATCTCGCCCCGCCATCAAACAGGCCGACTACCAGCGGCTGTCCGAGTTCCGCTACCTGATCCGCCGCTTCCTCGAATTCAGCCAGCTGCAGGCGGAAGACGCGGGCCTGACGCCGCGCCAGCACCAGGCCCTGCTGGCGATCAAGGGATTTCCGGGGGGCGGACAGGTGACGGTCGGCGACCTGGCGGAACGCCTGCGCATCCGCCACCACAGCGCGGTCGAACTGGTCAATCGCCTCAGCGAGGCGGGCCTGGTCGCGCGGGATCAGGACAAGGATGACCATCGCCGTGTGCTGCTGCGATTGACCGAGCGCGCCGACGATTGCCTGGCCGAACTGTCGGCGGCGCATCTCGACGAGCTTTCTCGCATCGAGCCCATGCTGCGGCGCCTGCTCGACCAGGGCCGGGAGTGA
- a CDS encoding AAA family ATPase, with translation MQNDSDRFFVLTGGPGSGKTTLIEALKQAGFPTAPEAGRGIIRDQVAIGGPALPWQDRALFAELMLSWELRSWHAAHAESGPVFFDRGVPDTIGYLRLCGLPVPDHAVSAAEKFRYARRVFIAPPWPEIFAPDKERKQTLDEARRTHDSVAGVYAELGHELVPLPLVPVEDRVRFILDEVGLRA, from the coding sequence TTGCAAAACGATTCCGATCGATTCTTCGTGCTGACCGGCGGCCCGGGCTCCGGCAAGACCACCTTGATCGAGGCGCTGAAACAAGCAGGCTTCCCGACAGCGCCGGAAGCCGGACGCGGCATCATCCGCGATCAGGTGGCGATCGGCGGCCCTGCCCTTCCCTGGCAGGATCGCGCGCTCTTTGCCGAACTGATGCTTTCCTGGGAGCTGCGCTCCTGGCATGCCGCGCATGCCGAATCCGGTCCGGTCTTCTTCGATCGCGGCGTGCCGGACACGATCGGCTACCTCAGGCTCTGCGGCCTGCCGGTGCCGGATCACGCCGTCAGCGCGGCGGAGAAATTCCGCTATGCGCGCCGTGTCTTCATCGCGCCGCCCTGGCCGGAGATCTTTGCGCCGGACAAAGAGCGCAAACAGACGCTCGACGAAGCCAGGCGCACCCATGACTCGGTGGCTGGCGTCTATGCCGAACTGGGGCACGAACTGGTGCCCCTGCCGCTTGTGCCGGTGGAGGACCGCGTCCGCTTCATCCTCGATGAGGTCGGCCTGCGGGCATAA